CGGTTATCGACGTGTTGAAAAAGGAGCTGGAAGGAATTACGCCAGTAACTCCAGAAGGCGGGAAAGAAGTTCGAGCGAATGCTATTACGTATTTGTGGGAGGGTGGCAACATTTACTTACCGCACCCTGACTGGCGGTCTTGGGTTGATGAATATATGGATGAACTTGAATCATTTCCATATGGCGTTCATGACGATGAGGTCGATAGCATGACCCAGGCGCTAAACCAGTTGCGTTCGAAGGGTTCATTAAAGAAACGTTTTGGAATGAGTTAATAAGAAAGGAACTGAGCAATTGAGTGTTAAATCAGAGATAAAGGCAATGAAGACCGATGGCAATGATTACTATTCAGCAGGGATGCGTTCATATGGTTCAAATCTTAGATTGAGTCACTCTCCTGAAGAATATGAAGCGTTGTATGCGTCTAATCCGATTGCTAAGAATATTGTCGATATCCCGGCAGACGACTTAACTCGTAATGGGTGGAAGATTACATTTGATGGTGATGATAAGGACGGCAAAATGCTGGCGGACAAACTTGAAAGCAAGCTCAAACAGCTGAAAGCGCCTGAAGCGTTTGCCGAAATGTTCCGCTACTCCCGACTATACGGTGATGGCTTTATTTTCATTGGAACAGTTGAGAGCAAGAAACATGAGCTTAGAGAAATACTTAAGCCGGATGGAATTAAAAACATTGCATACTTAAATGCTTTCTCGCAAAAGAAAGTTAGTGAGCTCGTTCAGAATGAGAATGTCTATTCCGAAGACTTCGGTAAATTAGAATCGCTGATTGTCAATTCGTATAATCGCGTAGGCGTTCGTGAGCCCAAAAAGAAAAAGAAGAATAAAACAAAAGAAGGCTCGCAAGTAATTGATTACTCGCGAGTTTTTCACGATCAGTATTTACGTTTTGAGGACGACGTTCAAGGCAGCGGTTTGATTGAGTCGTTGTTCAAGATTCTTGAAGTAATTGATACAGCGACGGACTCTATCGGTCGGATGCTTTACGATTTTACGTTTAAAGTCTATCAAACACCGGGCGTCGATGACTTGAATCCTGAAGAAGAAGCTGAATTGAAAGCTCGGGTTGATTCTCGCTTTGGGATTGAGCACTTGGCGCTGATTGGGAGTGATGAAAGCATTGATAAAGTCGGAACTCCACTTGCTGGGATTAACGATTTGTTAGATTTTATTTGGGATTACTTGTCCGGAGCTGCACGCATGCCAAAAAGCATTCTTAAAGGTCAAGAAGTCGGAACCGTTAGCGGTGCTGAGTACGATGTCATCAACTATTACGACCGAATAAAGGCCATCCAGAATAATGATTTAAAGCCACATTTGGAACGTTTGATTCGATTGTTATTGCAGTCTGATGAATTTGGCAATATTGATCCTGATTCAAAGAAGTGGTCAATTGAATTCAATAGTCTTTGGAGCCTCGATGCAAAGACTGAAGCGGAAGTGGCTAAGTTGATGGCTGATTCAGCAAGCACTCGAATTCAGTCGGGCATGACCTCGCCAAACGAGGAACGTGATGCTGCGTTCGGTAAGCGTGGCGTAGCTGGAGCGAAGTTCTTAGGTGATTCAGCTGACGGCGCAACATTCGATGTATTGATCAAAGCAATTGCCAAGGCAACTGAAGCTGATTCAAATGGTGATTAGATGAAATGGACGGAGAAGGATTACCCTAATCGTATTGAAAACGCCTATTTTGAGAGCATGACCAAGAGCGTGCTACCGCAAACATTTGCAATTATCATCTATGCATTGAGAAACGTTGCGCCATTGCTACCAGATAAGCGCTGGCGGGCAGATGCCATCGAACCTGAAGTATTAATCCCAACACAAGAAAAAGCGCTTAAACGTGGTTTAGAACGTAAAATGGCAGGTTTGGAAAAATTTGCTCAAAGTCAAAGGCTATCCGATGATGACGCTAAGACATTTGTTCACTCAACGGTAATGGCGTTGAATATGTTCAATAAGAGTAATCTTGATAGCATGTTCGAGTTTAAGCGTTTAGGTAAAACGCGCGATATGACGGGATTGGGAAGTTATATTGACACCGCAATTAAAGAAAACGTTGATTTAATCAAAACAATTCCAAAAAAAGTTCACGAACAGATTGTTGATGCCGTTACCTGGGCAATTGATAATGGTGAACCTAAGCAAGCGTTAGAAGCTAATCTGTTAAAACTTGGAGCAAAATCTGAAGGGCGTGCACGATTGATTGCTCGAGATCAAACTGCAAAAATTTACGGGCAAATTAATTCGCGGAGGCAGCAAGATAATGGCATTAAGGCTTTTCGCTGGATAACCGTCGGCGACAATCGAGTGCGAGACTCACACGTAGAAGTTGCTGACCATGTATTTATGTATTCCGATTATAAAGAGCATACGCCAAATGGTTGTTTGCCAGGTGAAGACATACAATGCCGATGCATTGCTGAGCCGGTCTTTGATGATGAACTCAGCGAGATGGATGTTGATCCCTACGAAGGACAAACGGAAGATGTTAGTGAAAATGCGGATGTAGAAAAGCTTCGAAGATTTCACACTAAAAACGTCACGACGGCCGGCGATGCCTTATCTCATGTATCAAACGAAATGAAGAACTTAATAGAACATGAAATTTATGTGCAGGTTCGCGATGCTCCAGTTGTTCAACGATTCTTAGTATTGGGAGGGATGAGAGTTGCATTCACAGATAAGATGCGTCCTGGAGAATTAGGAGGAACGGTGTTACGTGATGACCGTATTCGAATGCGGTTTAACGCACGCTACTTTGCTACTAAGGATGTATTAGTCAATGAAGAGAAAAAATTAGCTGACAAAATGTTCGGTGTCGTTGTTAGACCAGAAGATTTATATCGATATACCGTAACTCATGAATTTGGACATGTAATTGAATTTTCTATTTATAGAGAATATGGAGTGAAACCAAGTGTCTTGCATAAGCAAATACTTGATAAGTTTGCTACAATGTATCCAAGCGAGAACATTAAAAAATACTATTCGCAGTATATTCACGATGATCCAGGTGAATTATTCGCGGAGGCTTACACCGATTACCGGATTGGAATTGTCGGTAAACTGGGAAAGGCTTTTGAAGCTGTAATGAAAGGATATAGTTAACAATGATATTAAAATCGATTGCACTAATGAACGAAGATAAGTTCATGTTGAATGCAGACTATACCTATATTCCAAAACCTGATACTCCTCGTTCGCTAGTCCTGGATTGGATTACAGAAAAGAAGTGGAAATCTAAGGAGATGGGCGAAGACCTGCATCCAGTAGCAGACTATGTTTTTGAAATTGAAAAGCATATTAATGATTATCCTGATGATTCAAATAATTAATTAAATGAAAGCAGGCGCAACTTAAGGGTGCGCCTTTTTTGTGCACTTTTTTTGAAAGGAGAAGAAAATATGACAATTTATACACGTTTTGGCTGTATTGAATGCCAGAAAACAAAATTAACAGCAAAAGCGTTCAAGCTAGTATTTAACGAAGTGAATGTTGATGAGGAACCAGAAGCATTAGCTAATCTGAAAGATATGGGATTTGGACAATTGCCGGTTGTGCTACACGAGGGACAAATGTGGTCAGGTCATCAACCCGATGTTTTAAAGCGAATTGCTATGGAAGCGTAGCGAGCAAATTATGAGAGGAGGTGATATTAACATGGCAACAAAGAAGGAAGAACAAACAACAGTGACCAAGAAGAGCCACGTCGTTGTACTCGGTGACTGCTTAGATGCAATCGCAACTGCGAATGGTATGTCAGTAGCAAAGCTCGCAAAGATTAATGAATTAAAAGGCTACAACATCAAACCAGGCATGGAACTGAAACTTAGTGTTGAGGAGGTGGACTAGCATGGCATTTAGATATGATCATGCGCTAGTCAATGACAGTGCATTTGAATTAACGCCAGAGGGTTATTTGAATGCTGAAGTCCCTATTGCGCGTGCTGGAGTATTTCCGTACAAACAGCCTGGAAACAAGGTTCGTTATGAAGCCAAATTACCTGAAGAGTTATTTAGTTCATCAACAATTGCATCCGCAAATCGTAAACCGCTAACAAGTGGTCATCCAAGCGAGTTAGTAGACGCAACCAACATCAAGAAATATCAAGTTGGTTGGACTGATTCAGATGCTCGTGAGGTTGACGGTGCGTTGGTAGTTGGAGTTACCGTTACTGACCCTCAAATAATTGATGAAATCCAAACAGGTATTCGTAAGGAAATTTCAATAGGGTTCGTTACTGATGAACAAAATGTTCGTGGAGTTTTTGATGGCGCGGAATATGAAACCGTTCAAAAGGACATGCGGATAAACCACGTAGCGATTGTTGCGCGTGGTCGTGCTGGAAGTACTATATCGTTCAAAGCTGACTCTGCTGAGATGGTTGTTGAAGATAACGCTGAACAAAAAAACGGAGGAAAAACGATGAAGATTCGTTTAGATGGTCAAGATGTTGATCTTGAGGAAGCTCAAGTACAATCAACAATCACTGATTTAGAAACAAAAGCTGCTACCGCGACAGCAGAAATGGAAACAGTTCAAGCTAAGGCAGACGCTGCGGAAGCGAAGGTTGCTACACTTGAAGAAAATATGAAAGGCATGGTTAAAGCTGATTCGATTGACGAGTTAGCTGACCAGCGTGCCAAGTTTAAAGAGTCTGCCAAGAAGGTTTTGGGAGACTCTTTTGATTTTGTTGGCAAGTCTGATAAAGATGTGAAAGTTGCTGCAATTACCAAAGCTAACCCAAATCTTAAATTGGATAGTAAGTCAGATGCTTACGTTAATGCTTACTACGACATCGTCGTCGATGCAGCAGACGAAGGTTTTATTGCTGGGATTAACACACGTGGTGATTCAGCTGATGACGACAAGAAGGAAGTCGAAGAATTGCGTAACAAGCGTATGAACATGAATAAGAAGGGAGAATAGCACATGCCTATTCCAGAACCAAAAAAATACATGGATTCAGAGCTTGGACTTGGTAAAATTTCAAGTTTCCAATCTCATGAAGCCAAGACACGTACATCAGGAGCAACTATTGCACCAGGCACACCACTTCAAACAGTTGGAGGCGTGGTTACAGCGTTAACGAACGGGAAGTTTGCCGGTGTTGCAATCGCCAAGAATTTCGTTAAGGAACTCGATTATGACGGTGTAGCTAAAAATGCTGACTATGAGCCAAATGAACCAGTGCCAGTGCTAACCAAGGGCGGTATCACGGTAATTGTTGGCGAAGACGTAGTAACAGATCAGCTTGCAACTGTTCGTAGCGGTAAGTTTATGGTGGCCACGCCTGCATCCGGCACCGGGGAAACTTACAATCCAGGTGATGCAGTGGTTGGAATCTTTGAAAGCAACGGACTTGCAAACGGAACTGCAATCGTAAAAATCAATTTAGCATAGGAGGAATTAATATATGGCAGTTAATGGAATTTTAGAAGCTCGTGATTTAGAAGCGATTGATAAAGTTATCTATCGTGCTCCCGAAGAAGAATTAGTGGCACGTCAACTATTCAACATTAAGTCAGATGTTCCAGAATACATGGAAACATATGGCTACAACGTAATGACACGTTCAGGTGTCGCTAAAATCATCGCAGATAACACCGATGATTTACCAATGATTGATGCTGATATGACGCGGTATCATCAACCAATCTTTACAATTGGTGGTGGTGTTAAGTATTCAGACCGTGAACTTTCACAAGCACGTGCGATGGGTATGAATCTTGATGCCGAAAAAGCAGATACGGTTCGGCGTGCTATTGCTGAAAAAGAAAATAAAATGGCCTTCATCGGGGACGCCTCAGT
This is a stretch of genomic DNA from Periweissella cryptocerci. It encodes these proteins:
- a CDS encoding anti-CBASS protein Acb1 family protein encodes the protein MSVKSEIKAMKTDGNDYYSAGMRSYGSNLRLSHSPEEYEALYASNPIAKNIVDIPADDLTRNGWKITFDGDDKDGKMLADKLESKLKQLKAPEAFAEMFRYSRLYGDGFIFIGTVESKKHELREILKPDGIKNIAYLNAFSQKKVSELVQNENVYSEDFGKLESLIVNSYNRVGVREPKKKKKNKTKEGSQVIDYSRVFHDQYLRFEDDVQGSGLIESLFKILEVIDTATDSIGRMLYDFTFKVYQTPGVDDLNPEEEAELKARVDSRFGIEHLALIGSDESIDKVGTPLAGINDLLDFIWDYLSGAARMPKSILKGQEVGTVSGAEYDVINYYDRIKAIQNNDLKPHLERLIRLLLQSDEFGNIDPDSKKWSIEFNSLWSLDAKTEAEVAKLMADSASTRIQSGMTSPNEERDAAFGKRGVAGAKFLGDSADGATFDVLIKAIAKATEADSNGD
- a CDS encoding phage minor head protein, with the translated sequence MKWTEKDYPNRIENAYFESMTKSVLPQTFAIIIYALRNVAPLLPDKRWRADAIEPEVLIPTQEKALKRGLERKMAGLEKFAQSQRLSDDDAKTFVHSTVMALNMFNKSNLDSMFEFKRLGKTRDMTGLGSYIDTAIKENVDLIKTIPKKVHEQIVDAVTWAIDNGEPKQALEANLLKLGAKSEGRARLIARDQTAKIYGQINSRRQQDNGIKAFRWITVGDNRVRDSHVEVADHVFMYSDYKEHTPNGCLPGEDIQCRCIAEPVFDDELSEMDVDPYEGQTEDVSENADVEKLRRFHTKNVTTAGDALSHVSNEMKNLIEHEIYVQVRDAPVVQRFLVLGGMRVAFTDKMRPGELGGTVLRDDRIRMRFNARYFATKDVLVNEEKKLADKMFGVVVRPEDLYRYTVTHEFGHVIEFSIYREYGVKPSVLHKQILDKFATMYPSENIKKYYSQYIHDDPGELFAEAYTDYRIGIVGKLGKAFEAVMKGYS
- a CDS encoding glutaredoxin domain-containing protein; translation: MTIYTRFGCIECQKTKLTAKAFKLVFNEVNVDEEPEALANLKDMGFGQLPVVLHEGQMWSGHQPDVLKRIAMEA
- a CDS encoding LysM peptidoglycan-binding domain-containing protein; this translates as MATKKEEQTTVTKKSHVVVLGDCLDAIATANGMSVAKLAKINELKGYNIKPGMELKLSVEEVD
- a CDS encoding DUF2213 domain-containing protein, producing MAFRYDHALVNDSAFELTPEGYLNAEVPIARAGVFPYKQPGNKVRYEAKLPEELFSSSTIASANRKPLTSGHPSELVDATNIKKYQVGWTDSDAREVDGALVVGVTVTDPQIIDEIQTGIRKEISIGFVTDEQNVRGVFDGAEYETVQKDMRINHVAIVARGRAGSTISFKADSAEMVVEDNAEQKNGGKTMKIRLDGQDVDLEEAQVQSTITDLETKAATATAEMETVQAKADAAEAKVATLEENMKGMVKADSIDELADQRAKFKESAKKVLGDSFDFVGKSDKDVKVAAITKANPNLKLDSKSDAYVNAYYDIVVDAADEGFIAGINTRGDSADDDKKEVEELRNKRMNMNKKGE
- a CDS encoding structural cement protein Gp24: MPIPEPKKYMDSELGLGKISSFQSHEAKTRTSGATIAPGTPLQTVGGVVTALTNGKFAGVAIAKNFVKELDYDGVAKNADYEPNEPVPVLTKGGITVIVGEDVVTDQLATVRSGKFMVATPASGTGETYNPGDAVVGIFESNGLANGTAIVKINLA